DNA from Mesorhizobium sp. B2-1-1:
TGTGGCCATTTCGCCCAAATAGCAGACATTGATCATGGGGAGGATCGCGACATGAAATTTCGCCATAGATTTATCTTCGCCGCGCTCGCCGGATTTGTGCTTGCTCCGATCGGCGCAAGCGCGGATGACGCAACGCCAAAACCATCGCGTGCCAGCAAGAACCTGCCGGAATTGATTATCGGCTCGGCCGATTCCACCTATGCCGTCAATCAGAAGGATTTCGAGCTGATCGCCGGCCAAGGCTATCGCTGGAAGATCACCTCCAAGGGCGGTTTCGAATACAAATTCGTGACCGACCTGTTCCGCAATGTGTGGATGGACCAGATCGTCATCGACGATCTGGAGGTGCATATGGACGGCGGACCGGCCTGGCTGGAATTCGACGACGCGGGAACGATCCAGGTGCAATTCCACACAGTTCGCCCCGGCGAGTATACCTGGTCGGTTCCCGACCTCGCCGACAAGGGCCTGAAGGGCAAGATCACGATCAAGTGAGACCAAAGGAAATCAGGCGCTCTAGATAGCAGTGCGTCCTGCCAACGCGTCCTGAAGGAGCGATCCGGGCATGCAGCATGTGAGGACAAGCGGACCGGGAGACGAGGCGGCGGCGCTCGACGTCAGTGCCGTCAGCCACTCCTATGGACCGAAGCGGGCACTCAACGAGGTCTCGTTCTCGATCTTGCCGGCGACGTTCACCGTCCTGCTCGGCCTCAACGGGGCCGGCAAGACAACGCTGTTCTCCCTGATCAGCCACCTCTATGACACGCGTCACGGGTCGATCCGCATCTTCGGCCACGACATCCGCAGCGCTTCGGGCGAAGCTCTCAGACGGGTCGGCATCGTGTTCCAGGCGCGCACGCTCGACCTCGATCTCAGCGTCTATCAGAATCTTTCCTACCATGCCTCGCTGCATGGCATTGGCGGACGCGAAGCCCGGCAGCGCATCGCCGCGCTGCTTGACACAGTCGACATGCAGGGCCGCCAGCATGACAAGGCACGCAGCCTCTCCGGCGGTCAGATGCGGCGCATCGAGATCGCCCGGGCGCTGCTTCACCGACCTTCCCTGCTCCTGCTTGACGAAGCGACCGTCGGCCTCGACATCGAGTCGCGTGCTGGCATCCTCGCCACCATCCGCAAGCTCGTCGAAACCGATGGTATCGGCGTGCTCTGGGCCACGCATCTGATCGATGAAGTCGACGATACCGATCATGTCGTCGTGCTGCGGCGGGGTGACCTGGTCGCCAGGGGCAAGGTGTCGGATGTCGTCCAGGCAAATGGAGGAAATTCCATTCGCGATGCCTTTTCGAAGCTCAGCCGCATCGACGCGGCAGGCATGGCGGAGACATCGTCATGAGCGCTCCTGCGATGCCCGGAAAAGTTGTCGGCATCAAACCGGTAGGGTCTGAACCATTCGGCCTCCGCCACTATCTCATTTGCCTGAAAGGCATCGTCCTGCGCGAGTGCCTGCGCTTCCTGCACCAACGCGAACGGTTCATTTCCTCACTGG
Protein-coding regions in this window:
- a CDS encoding ATP-binding cassette domain-containing protein, translating into MQHVRTSGPGDEAAALDVSAVSHSYGPKRALNEVSFSILPATFTVLLGLNGAGKTTLFSLISHLYDTRHGSIRIFGHDIRSASGEALRRVGIVFQARTLDLDLSVYQNLSYHASLHGIGGREARQRIAALLDTVDMQGRQHDKARSLSGGQMRRIEIARALLHRPSLLLLDEATVGLDIESRAGILATIRKLVETDGIGVLWATHLIDEVDDTDHVVVLRRGDLVARGKVSDVVQANGGNSIRDAFSKLSRIDAAGMAETSS